In Maridesulfovibrio bastinii DSM 16055, a single genomic region encodes these proteins:
- a CDS encoding methyl-accepting chemotaxis protein: protein MLGKINLRWKIMLILVVVVPVLLGITLFQESVFLSKMRENAEAKGKGIAQEYANKIDASMSSAMVSSRTIARIIEGLSGSSTPIPRNELLDVFKNFLSDHKEYLGVYVAMEPDALDGMDNEYKKTKFHNEDGRFVPWIYRSGGKINVKASSGYMTDGSGGAWYHLPKEVGHEIVMDPYAYDINGKKVLMVDMIVPMYKSGKFIGVAGVDYPMDTIDKYVSQLNVFDSGYAFLFSTSGSFVAHPDNEKYVQGGVNFFDMPEIDSSIREQVKQNVLQGKVYTSYAEGKDGETFYVFAPIMIGRATTPYILGLSIPMDKVLSEAKQLRTVMVIIGVLGVILVAVAILIISNLIASPIKQTMTAVESIADGNLDVKLPATASDEIGRMQSAVNNMSEKLRLGMEEIRQQKAHAEEKTIEAERAMDEAEEARKKAENAKREGIMHATSRLEKVVGNVSSASEEIFSRSNEILRGNEVQRDRISSTATAMEEMNATILEVAKNAGQASDQAERTRDNAQTGAKVISRTVDSMNSIQTQAESLKASMNELGEKADGIGIVMNVIEDIADQTNLLALNAAIEAARAGEAGRGFAVVADEVRKLAEKTMGATKEVGVSINSIQEVAQGNISSMEDVVSHISSATEDSRNSGEVFTSIVTDVEETSQMIRSIATAAEQQSATSEEINRSVDEINQIAIETSDATSQANNAAERLVDESGELTSIINDMKSES, encoded by the coding sequence ATGTTGGGGAAAATTAATCTGCGTTGGAAGATTATGCTGATTCTTGTTGTCGTTGTTCCTGTTCTATTGGGCATAACTCTTTTTCAAGAAAGCGTGTTTCTAAGTAAAATGCGTGAAAATGCTGAAGCTAAAGGCAAGGGTATAGCTCAGGAATACGCAAATAAGATTGATGCCTCAATGAGTTCTGCCATGGTGTCATCAAGGACAATTGCTAGAATAATCGAAGGACTTTCCGGTTCCAGTACTCCTATACCGCGTAATGAATTATTGGATGTCTTTAAAAATTTTCTCTCTGACCATAAGGAGTATCTTGGGGTTTATGTTGCTATGGAGCCTGATGCTCTAGATGGAATGGATAACGAATATAAAAAAACAAAATTTCATAATGAAGATGGTCGTTTTGTGCCTTGGATTTATAGATCAGGTGGTAAAATAAATGTTAAAGCCAGTTCCGGATACATGACTGATGGATCTGGAGGAGCATGGTATCATTTACCTAAGGAAGTCGGCCATGAAATTGTTATGGACCCTTATGCCTATGATATAAACGGTAAAAAAGTCCTAATGGTTGATATGATAGTCCCTATGTATAAGTCCGGTAAATTTATCGGAGTGGCTGGAGTGGATTATCCAATGGATACCATTGATAAATATGTCAGCCAATTAAATGTATTTGATTCGGGGTATGCATTTTTATTCTCCACGTCAGGTTCATTTGTTGCTCATCCTGACAATGAAAAATATGTTCAGGGTGGTGTTAACTTTTTTGATATGCCTGAAATAGATTCATCAATCAGAGAGCAGGTTAAACAGAATGTTTTGCAAGGAAAGGTTTATACGTCTTATGCAGAAGGAAAGGATGGAGAAACTTTTTATGTTTTTGCTCCGATAATGATTGGTAGGGCTACAACTCCTTATATACTCGGCCTTAGTATTCCTATGGATAAAGTTTTAAGTGAAGCTAAGCAACTGAGAACCGTTATGGTAATAATTGGTGTGCTTGGTGTAATTCTCGTTGCTGTTGCTATCCTCATAATTTCTAATTTGATAGCTTCTCCAATTAAGCAGACCATGACAGCTGTTGAATCTATTGCCGATGGAAATCTTGATGTTAAACTTCCTGCTACAGCTTCAGATGAAATTGGCAGAATGCAGAGTGCTGTAAATAACATGTCGGAGAAGTTAAGGTTAGGTATGGAAGAGATAAGACAGCAGAAAGCCCATGCTGAAGAGAAAACCATAGAAGCTGAGCGTGCTATGGATGAAGCCGAGGAAGCTCGCAAGAAGGCAGAAAATGCTAAGCGTGAAGGTATAATGCACGCAACCTCAAGATTAGAAAAAGTTGTTGGAAATGTCTCTTCTGCTTCTGAAGAAATTTTCAGCAGATCAAATGAAATATTAAGAGGAAATGAAGTTCAGCGTGATAGAATTTCTTCCACAGCTACTGCAATGGAAGAGATGAATGCAACTATTCTGGAAGTTGCTAAAAATGCAGGACAGGCTTCTGATCAGGCTGAAAGGACTCGCGATAATGCCCAAACCGGAGCTAAGGTGATAAGCAGGACTGTTGATTCAATGAACAGTATTCAAACTCAGGCTGAATCCTTGAAAGCCAGTATGAATGAGCTTGGCGAAAAAGCAGATGGAATCGGAATTGTTATGAATGTTATTGAAGACATAGCTGACCAGACCAATCTGCTTGCCCTTAATGCGGCTATCGAGGCAGCTAGAGCAGGTGAAGCCGGGCGTGGATTTGCTGTAGTTGCTGATGAGGTAAGAAAACTTGCTGAAAAAACTATGGGTGCAACTAAAGAAGTCGGAGTTTCAATTAATTCAATACAGGAAGTTGCCCAAGGGAATATAAGCAGTATGGAGGATGTGGTATCCCATATCTCTTCCGCTACTGAAGATTCCAGAAATTCAGGAGAAGTTTTTACTTCTATTGTGACTGATGTTGAGGAAACTTCACAAATGATTCGCAGCATTGCCACGGCGGCAGAACAACAGTCTGCCACATCAGAAGAAATTAACAGGTCGGTAGATGAAATAAATCAGATTGCGATAGAGACATCAGATGCTACTTCTCAGGCTAATAATGCAGCAGAAAGGCTTGTTGATGAATCCGGAGAGCTTACATCTATAATTAACGATATGAAATCTGAAAGCTAA
- the nadB gene encoding L-aspartate oxidase, with protein sequence MNDYRIKTDILVVGSGIAGCVAALTAAEKGLDVTILSSGEGLKSGNTRLAQGGIIYTGHDDSPEKLEKDILTAGWNYNNKKAVRTLCRKGPEAVKKLLLEKYPVNFTRDESGEYCLTREGGHKIPRILYCADHTGEDIINSLIKAVELHPNITVCSQRTAIDLLTTHHQARSLEFKYTLQNECLGAYVYNEVRNVIETILADYTILATGGVGQIFLHSTNSSSAIGSGLAMASRAKVRVINAEMIQFHPTSLYVERSREDRRFLISEAVRGEGAKLVNSAGEPFMSRYDPRADLAPRDIVTRSIQEEMLRTGEKNVYLDAAKYVHKDLEKRFPTIFAKCRELGTDMTKTPIPVVPSAHYFCGGILVDDKGRSTLDRLYCIGECSCTGLHGGNRLASTSLLEGLVWGLLAGEDVGRRRSNKTALKKKIMDSIPDWESPGNIHNEDPALIAQDWAFIKNTMWNYVGITRSTDRLTRAMEDLQHLNRNLRTFYKRTPISKPIIDLFHGCQAAITITLSALRNTSSVGCHYRID encoded by the coding sequence ATGAATGATTACCGGATTAAAACAGATATTCTTGTCGTTGGCTCAGGAATAGCTGGATGCGTCGCTGCATTAACAGCCGCAGAAAAAGGGCTGGATGTTACGATTCTCTCATCAGGTGAAGGACTTAAAAGTGGTAATACAAGGTTAGCGCAGGGTGGCATAATATATACTGGGCATGACGATTCGCCGGAAAAACTGGAAAAGGATATTCTTACTGCAGGCTGGAATTATAATAATAAAAAAGCAGTAAGAACCCTATGCAGAAAGGGACCTGAAGCAGTAAAAAAACTCCTTCTTGAAAAATATCCTGTTAATTTTACAAGAGATGAATCTGGAGAATACTGTCTGACCCGTGAAGGCGGGCATAAAATACCTCGAATTCTTTATTGTGCCGACCATACCGGCGAAGACATAATTAATTCTCTGATCAAGGCTGTCGAACTGCATCCAAACATAACCGTCTGTAGCCAGAGGACTGCCATTGACCTGCTTACTACCCACCATCAGGCAAGATCACTGGAGTTTAAATATACTCTGCAAAATGAATGTCTTGGAGCTTATGTTTACAATGAAGTCCGTAATGTAATTGAAACAATTTTAGCCGATTATACTATTTTGGCAACTGGTGGTGTTGGTCAGATATTCTTGCATAGCACCAACAGTTCAAGCGCCATCGGTTCCGGCCTTGCTATGGCTTCAAGAGCTAAGGTAAGAGTTATCAATGCCGAGATGATTCAGTTCCACCCCACTTCACTTTATGTGGAACGCTCACGGGAAGATAGGCGTTTCCTCATTTCTGAAGCAGTGAGGGGGGAAGGTGCGAAACTGGTCAACTCAGCCGGAGAGCCTTTTATGTCTCGGTATGACCCCAGAGCCGACCTTGCCCCGAGAGATATTGTAACGAGGTCGATTCAGGAAGAAATGCTGCGGACAGGTGAAAAAAATGTCTATTTAGATGCCGCTAAATACGTACATAAAGACCTTGAGAAAAGATTCCCCACAATATTTGCAAAATGCAGAGAGCTTGGAACGGATATGACCAAAACGCCAATTCCGGTAGTTCCCTCAGCCCACTATTTTTGCGGAGGAATCCTTGTTGACGATAAAGGCAGATCAACTTTAGACAGATTGTATTGCATTGGAGAATGCAGCTGTACAGGTCTTCATGGTGGAAACAGGCTGGCAAGCACCTCGCTGCTTGAAGGGCTTGTATGGGGACTGCTTGCAGGAGAAGATGTCGGCAGACGCCGCTCAAACAAAACCGCTTTGAAGAAGAAAATAATGGATTCTATCCCGGACTGGGAATCTCCAGGAAATATTCATAACGAAGACCCGGCATTAATTGCTCAGGATTGGGCGTTCATCAAAAATACTATGTGGAATTATGTTGGGATAACAAGATCAACAGACAGGCTTACGCGAGCAATGGAAGACTTACAGCACCTAAACCGCAATTTGAGGACTTTCTACAAGCGTACCCCTATATCTAAGCCTATAATCGACTTGTTTCATGGTTGTCAGGCAGCAATAACAATTACTCTGTCTGCACTAAGAAATACTTCCAGTGTGGGATGCCATTACCGCATAGATTAA
- the nadA gene encoding quinolinate synthase NadA, producing MYSKIIKDIKNKYGAKLAILGHHYQSDEIIQHTDLKGDSLELARQIGNLDAEYIVFCGVHFMAESAAILRKENQKIFIPDKSAGCVMANMAPADLVEKIIEKISRQTGKKVIPLAYVNTPAAVKAVCGKYDGSVCTSANAVTMMKWALEKGDSVLFLPDKNLAMNTADKLGLDETERYEMDIRNCGDKIDMNSASKARLIMWPGLCPIHQRFKIKDIDHFRTKFPEAKIAVHPECPPELVKKSDADGSTSFLIKYVEQAPDGATIVIGTETNLVDRLAAKYKNKTILPLGQSFCSNMAKITEKNLAELLQNIETFNEEDVDDNIRIPARKALERMLEACS from the coding sequence ATGTATTCAAAAATAATTAAGGATATAAAGAACAAGTATGGTGCTAAACTGGCAATTCTAGGGCATCATTACCAATCTGACGAAATTATTCAGCACACTGATCTCAAAGGAGATTCGCTGGAACTTGCACGCCAGATCGGGAATTTAGACGCCGAATATATTGTTTTCTGCGGCGTCCACTTTATGGCTGAATCTGCGGCAATATTAAGAAAGGAAAACCAGAAAATTTTTATTCCGGATAAATCTGCAGGCTGTGTAATGGCTAACATGGCTCCTGCTGATCTGGTTGAAAAAATTATTGAAAAAATTTCCAGGCAAACCGGGAAAAAAGTCATTCCGCTGGCCTACGTAAATACTCCGGCTGCGGTTAAAGCCGTATGTGGAAAGTATGATGGTAGTGTTTGTACTTCTGCCAATGCTGTTACGATGATGAAATGGGCTCTTGAAAAAGGAGACTCTGTTCTTTTTTTGCCTGATAAAAATCTGGCGATGAATACAGCAGATAAACTCGGACTTGATGAAACCGAACGGTATGAGATGGATATACGCAATTGCGGCGATAAAATCGACATGAACTCCGCATCGAAAGCGCGCCTAATTATGTGGCCGGGGTTATGCCCTATCCACCAGCGTTTTAAAATTAAAGATATAGATCATTTCAGAACAAAATTTCCGGAAGCTAAAATAGCCGTACACCCGGAATGCCCTCCTGAACTTGTTAAAAAATCCGATGCAGACGGATCAACATCCTTCCTTATAAAATATGTTGAGCAGGCTCCTGATGGAGCAACTATAGTAATCGGAACTGAAACAAATCTTGTGGACAGGCTTGCAGCCAAATATAAAAACAAAACCATACTACCTCTTGGTCAAAGCTTTTGCAGTAATATGGCTAAAATTACTGAAAAAAATCTAGCTGAGCTTCTACAAAACATTGAAACTTTCAATGAAGAAGACGTGGATGACAACATACGGATTCCGGCACGCAAAGCTTTAGAAAGAATGCTGGAGGCATGCTCTTAA
- the nadC gene encoding carboxylating nicotinate-nucleotide diphosphorylase, which yields MSKMNFDDFFKNEARMFMLATIRIALSEDGPDLTSQGLFEPSDIARAQIITKQKTVVAGMPLIPLILEFGDQDKKCEVFINVDDGETVDEGALLAVMEGPAALLLKAERIILNYISHLSGIATLTSQYVKALEGSKTTLLDTRKTLPGLRYPEKYAVLMGGAQNHRLNLVEMLMLKDNHIDRAGSITNAVQKLRETYDDCPPIEVECRNQQEVVEAVKTEVNRIMLDNMTPAEAAEAIKIIPDSIETEISGNVTLDTISNLAKIGADFISVGGITHSAKSSDISMRIFQI from the coding sequence ATGAGCAAAATGAACTTTGATGATTTTTTCAAAAATGAAGCGCGGATGTTCATGTTGGCAACAATCAGAATTGCTTTAAGTGAAGACGGTCCAGACCTGACTTCACAAGGACTCTTCGAGCCCTCAGATATTGCCAGAGCACAAATTATAACTAAACAGAAGACTGTCGTAGCCGGAATGCCTCTGATTCCTCTGATTCTCGAATTTGGTGATCAGGATAAAAAGTGTGAAGTCTTCATAAATGTCGATGACGGTGAAACAGTAGACGAAGGTGCTCTTCTGGCTGTGATGGAAGGTCCCGCAGCACTTCTTTTAAAAGCAGAAAGAATCATACTTAACTATATCAGTCACTTGTCAGGAATAGCCACTCTCACCTCGCAATATGTAAAAGCCCTCGAAGGAAGTAAAACCACCCTTCTTGATACCCGTAAAACCCTGCCCGGTTTAAGATATCCTGAGAAATATGCAGTCCTCATGGGTGGAGCTCAAAATCACAGACTCAATCTGGTTGAAATGCTCATGCTCAAAGACAATCACATTGACAGAGCTGGTTCAATCACAAACGCAGTGCAAAAACTTCGTGAAACGTATGATGATTGCCCTCCAATCGAAGTTGAGTGCAGAAATCAGCAGGAAGTGGTTGAGGCTGTAAAAACTGAAGTTAATAGAATTATGCTTGATAACATGACTCCTGCTGAAGCAGCTGAGGCTATCAAAATCATTCCCGATTCAATAGAAACGGAAATAAGTGGCAACGTCACACTTGATACAATTTCCAACCTTGCAAAAATCGGAGCGGATTTCATTTCGGTAGGCGGAATCACTCATTCTGCGAAATCATCTGATATTAGTATGAGAATTTTTCAAATATAG
- the mgtE gene encoding magnesium transporter, whose translation MKRTKGIPEPLRKWQESGKGLPGNVDQRVIDALHPADTADHIEELGLEEQVKFIKQLPIKDAADSIAEMDRYDQQELMEKLNSGLVARILEFMSPDDATDILENFEDDRREAILRQIKAEDREELSTLLTFDPETAGGVMNTEVAMLREDFTVDQAIHAIRAEVEDKSIPYYAYLVDSTHHLTGVVSMRDLLITKSGTKLKDLINNQHLISVRYDVDKEEVARLIAHYNFLALPVVDFDHRFLGVVTVDDVIDILHEEASEDMQSMVGAGTDETTDSPWTYSVQKRLPWLIINVANSAISAWVVHMFEGNIAKMAILAVLMPIVANQAGNTGQQALAVMIRQFATEKFDRKKSWLAVIRELKIGLANGLCVSSLVFLAVFLMTSSLGLAGIMSAALFFDMIIGAVVGGSIPIVLKEFGRDPAQASSIFLTTITDSMGFFSLLGLAGLFLL comes from the coding sequence ATGAAAAGGACAAAAGGCATACCAGAACCACTCCGCAAATGGCAGGAAAGCGGCAAAGGACTCCCGGGAAATGTTGATCAGCGGGTTATAGATGCTTTGCACCCTGCGGATACTGCAGATCATATTGAAGAACTTGGCCTTGAAGAACAGGTTAAGTTTATCAAGCAGCTTCCAATTAAGGATGCCGCTGATTCGATAGCGGAGATGGACAGATACGACCAGCAGGAGCTTATGGAAAAGCTCAACAGTGGTCTTGTTGCCCGTATTCTCGAATTCATGTCCCCTGATGACGCCACGGATATTCTCGAAAATTTTGAGGATGATAGACGTGAAGCAATTTTAAGGCAGATAAAGGCTGAAGACCGTGAAGAATTGTCAACACTGTTGACTTTTGACCCGGAAACAGCCGGCGGTGTCATGAACACCGAAGTTGCCATGTTGCGTGAAGATTTTACCGTTGATCAGGCAATTCATGCTATAAGAGCTGAAGTTGAAGATAAGAGTATCCCTTATTATGCATATCTTGTTGACAGTACACACCATCTTACCGGTGTAGTTTCCATGAGAGATCTGTTGATAACAAAATCAGGAACAAAGCTGAAAGATCTCATTAATAATCAGCATCTTATTTCTGTAAGATATGATGTGGACAAAGAAGAAGTTGCCAGACTTATAGCCCACTACAATTTTCTCGCCCTTCCTGTAGTTGATTTCGATCACCGTTTTCTCGGTGTCGTAACAGTTGATGATGTTATTGATATTCTGCACGAAGAAGCCAGTGAAGACATGCAGTCAATGGTTGGTGCGGGTACAGATGAAACTACTGATTCTCCATGGACATATTCTGTTCAGAAAAGGCTGCCGTGGCTTATTATCAATGTTGCCAATTCAGCTATTTCTGCATGGGTCGTCCACATGTTTGAGGGGAATATCGCCAAAATGGCTATATTAGCCGTGCTCATGCCTATTGTTGCCAATCAGGCAGGTAATACGGGGCAGCAGGCTCTGGCAGTTATGATCCGGCAGTTTGCTACAGAAAAGTTTGACCGTAAAAAATCCTGGCTTGCAGTAATAAGAGAACTCAAAATTGGCTTGGCAAACGGATTATGTGTTTCTTCTTTAGTTTTTCTTGCCGTATTTTTGATGACATCCAGTTTAGGCCTCGCCGGTATAATGTCTGCGGCTTTATTTTTTGATATGATCATAGGTGCTGTTGTTGGTGGATCAATACCTATTGTGCTGAAAGAATTCGGACGTGATCCGGCTCAGGCTTCTTCAATATTTTTAACAACGATAACAGATAGTATGGGATTCTTTTCTTTGCTTGGGCTGGCCGGGTTGTTCTTGCTATAA
- a CDS encoding Smr/MutS family protein — translation MAKKHFNSLSDLKSLKFNKKEEESIDPKEKIIRKAIKKAGLKPKTPAPKIEEKNVETISDEEIFLRAMGGVEKIDGEKIEPLAEKRIKPQPQKKTEDEGKKILSGIVSGKIEFEIEYYEDYLFGFVRGIDSKIFQKLKSGSFSHENYIDLHGLNADQAYDSLHFFIRESYLQSKRCILIVTGKGKNSPGGQSILKREVYEWLAREPFKRIILAFCTAQPKDGGSGAIYVLLRKNKKGGKIQWDKGQNWGKMDF, via the coding sequence ATGGCAAAAAAACATTTTAATTCATTATCAGATCTGAAATCGTTAAAATTTAATAAAAAAGAAGAAGAATCGATAGATCCGAAAGAAAAAATAATCAGAAAAGCAATAAAAAAAGCTGGACTCAAACCAAAAACTCCAGCTCCAAAAATAGAAGAAAAAAACGTGGAAACTATAAGCGATGAAGAAATTTTTCTGAGAGCAATGGGTGGAGTTGAAAAAATTGACGGTGAAAAAATTGAACCACTCGCTGAAAAAAGAATTAAACCGCAGCCACAAAAAAAGACTGAAGATGAAGGGAAGAAAATCCTTTCCGGCATTGTTTCCGGTAAAATAGAATTTGAAATAGAATATTATGAAGATTATCTGTTTGGATTTGTTAGAGGAATTGATTCCAAAATTTTTCAAAAACTTAAATCCGGATCATTCAGTCATGAGAACTATATAGACCTTCATGGACTTAATGCAGATCAGGCCTACGATAGTCTGCATTTTTTTATTAGAGAATCATACCTGCAAAGTAAAAGATGTATCCTAATCGTTACGGGTAAAGGTAAAAATTCTCCCGGTGGACAAAGTATTTTGAAACGTGAAGTCTATGAATGGCTTGCAAGAGAACCTTTCAAAAGAATCATACTTGCTTTCTGCACAGCTCAACCTAAGGACGGCGGATCAGGAGCCATCTACGTTCTTCTTCGCAAAAACAAAAAAGGTGGTAAGATACAATGGGATAAGGGACAGAACTGGGGCAAAATGGATTTTTAA
- a CDS encoding ABC transporter ATP-binding protein, with product MLKIEDLHVSIGDKEVITGLDLHIKDGETFILFGPNGSGKTSLLMTLMGFGNYTVTQGKIIFKGVDITYAPIYERARLGIGMSFQRPPTIHGLKTRHLVSMCGHGKDVDVDYLAEKVNMESFLDRDINSGFSGGEIKRSELLQIMAQQPDLLLFDEPESGVDLENMHLIGKTVRTLLDGELEPASGISMKEQKEMITKASGLIITHTGYILDYINADRGQVLYNGHLCCEARPRDILDHIRQYGYQECVKCLN from the coding sequence ATGCTTAAAATAGAAGATCTGCACGTCAGCATTGGTGACAAAGAGGTTATCACAGGCCTCGACCTTCATATAAAAGACGGCGAAACATTTATTCTTTTCGGGCCCAATGGCTCCGGAAAAACTTCCCTGCTCATGACCCTTATGGGTTTTGGAAATTACACAGTCACTCAGGGTAAAATTATTTTTAAGGGCGTTGATATCACATACGCCCCCATATATGAACGCGCCAGATTAGGAATTGGAATGTCTTTCCAGCGTCCTCCGACTATTCACGGACTCAAAACACGTCATCTTGTTTCCATGTGCGGGCATGGAAAAGATGTTGATGTTGATTACCTTGCAGAAAAAGTCAATATGGAGAGTTTTTTGGACCGCGATATTAACTCCGGTTTTTCCGGTGGGGAGATAAAGCGTTCTGAATTACTTCAGATTATGGCTCAACAGCCGGACCTCCTTCTGTTTGACGAACCAGAATCCGGTGTAGACCTTGAAAATATGCATCTCATCGGTAAGACCGTAAGGACTCTTCTTGACGGTGAACTTGAACCAGCAAGCGGAATCAGCATGAAAGAGCAGAAAGAGATGATCACAAAAGCATCTGGTTTGATTATCACCCATACCGGTTATATTCTTGATTACATAAATGCTGACCGTGGACAGGTTTTATATAACGGCCATCTTTGTTGTGAAGCCAGACCTCGCGACATTCTCGACCATATTCGCCAATATGGTTATCAAGAATGTGTTAAGTGCTTGAACTAA
- a CDS encoding SufB/SufD family protein: MKKIDLNEYKFDGLEHDQIADLKTLSSEEKEQLLMAGIDVEAADTSANFLQIDHSNVHCDNENKDVEVMDIKKALEKYDGLPDYFFKLIDKDQDEFTREAAKNLHGGYFVRTKKGAKITAPVQSCLFLKADNAGQNVHNIVIVEEDSEVHIITGCAAAHGKFSGAHFGLSEFYVKKGGKLTFTMVHNWGDNVVVRPRTIGVVEEDGVFVNNYVLLKRVKDLQSYPKIYLNGDNSVARFNSVLVAPEGSYLDTGSRIIQNGKNTRGESIARTITTGGTIIARGHIQGNEIPARGHIECKGLILGGGRIHAIPELEGTVEGVELSHEAAVGKIAQEEIEYLMARGMDEDEATSTIVRGFLNVDVMGLPEKLQKEINKQIEELDSGNAM; this comes from the coding sequence ATGAAAAAGATTGATCTCAACGAATATAAATTTGATGGTCTGGAACATGATCAGATCGCCGATCTTAAAACACTGAGTTCTGAAGAAAAAGAACAGCTTTTAATGGCCGGAATTGATGTTGAAGCCGCTGATACCAGTGCTAATTTTTTGCAGATAGATCATTCTAATGTTCATTGCGACAACGAAAATAAAGATGTTGAAGTTATGGATATTAAAAAAGCTCTGGAGAAATATGACGGTCTGCCTGATTACTTTTTTAAATTGATTGATAAGGATCAGGATGAATTTACAAGAGAAGCAGCCAAAAACTTGCATGGCGGATATTTTGTCAGGACTAAGAAGGGAGCTAAAATCACAGCCCCCGTACAATCTTGCCTCTTTCTTAAAGCCGATAATGCCGGTCAGAATGTTCACAACATTGTAATTGTTGAGGAAGATTCTGAGGTTCACATCATCACAGGATGCGCCGCAGCTCATGGTAAATTCAGTGGAGCTCACTTCGGGCTTTCCGAGTTTTATGTGAAAAAGGGTGGTAAATTGACTTTTACCATGGTGCATAACTGGGGAGATAATGTTGTTGTCCGTCCGCGCACTATTGGTGTTGTTGAGGAAGACGGTGTATTTGTAAACAACTATGTATTGCTTAAAAGAGTTAAGGATCTTCAGTCCTACCCCAAAATTTATTTGAATGGAGACAACTCCGTAGCAAGATTTAATTCTGTTCTGGTGGCTCCTGAGGGCTCTTATCTTGATACTGGTAGCCGAATTATTCAAAACGGTAAAAATACTCGTGGAGAATCTATTGCCAGAACAATTACTACAGGCGGAACAATTATAGCCCGTGGTCATATTCAGGGAAATGAAATACCTGCCAGAGGTCATATCGAGTGTAAGGGGCTTATTCTTGGTGGTGGTCGCATCCATGCCATTCCAGAACTTGAAGGCACAGTTGAAGGAGTAGAACTCTCACATGAAGCAGCTGTGGGTAAAATTGCACAGGAAGAAATAGAATACCTGATGGCCCGCGGAATGGATGAAGATGAAGCTACTTCTACAATTGTTCGTGGATTCTTGAATGTAGATGTAATGGGACTTCCTGAAAAATTACAGAAAGAAATTAATAAACAGATTGAAGAGCTTGATTCTGGAAACGCCATGTAA
- a CDS encoding metal-dependent hydrolase — protein MPGYKTHISGALVGACILLAALLYFGLYKFDPQQVCTLIIICVLGALFPDVDTDSKGKRLFYSGMLIFDIALIYLKHFKWASYLGLLAILPGISAHRGWTHKWWAMFLVPAPLVVVPYYFYGMDYSIFMPYYFAFVFGYFTHLLLDKEF, from the coding sequence ATGCCCGGTTATAAAACACATATCAGTGGTGCTCTTGTGGGAGCCTGCATTTTGCTGGCGGCTTTATTGTATTTTGGCCTGTATAAGTTTGATCCTCAGCAGGTGTGTACTCTTATTATTATCTGTGTGCTGGGAGCACTTTTCCCTGATGTAGATACTGATTCAAAGGGAAAGCGTCTTTTTTATTCAGGTATGCTCATTTTTGATATTGCCCTTATCTATTTAAAACATTTTAAATGGGCATCCTATCTTGGGTTACTTGCCATTCTTCCGGGAATCTCGGCTCATAGAGGATGGACTCATAAATGGTGGGCTATGTTTTTAGTGCCAGCCCCGTTGGTGGTTGTTCCTTATTATTTTTACGGAATGGATTATTCTATTTTTATGCCGTATTATTTTGCTTTTGTATTCGGGTATTTTACCCATCTTCTTTTGGATAAGGAGTTTTAA